Genomic DNA from Tautonia rosea:
TTCTCGAGTGTTCCTGAGTTGAGCCTCCCCCCCCCTTCTTCGGTCCCTGATTCAAGGAGGCATATCGATGCCAGAGACAGTCGTTCATTTCCAAATTCGCATGCCTCCAGCCCTTCATGAGCAATTGGCGAGCTGGGCCAAGGAAGATAAGGCGTCTCTGAACGCTCTAATTGTCGGACTGCTTGAGAAGGCAGTCGAACAGCACAGCAAAGGCGGATCGAAGGAAAAAACCCTCTCCGGCTGATGTTCTCTGCGATCGCTTCCATCGTTTGCATCTCAATCGATCGGAACGCGATGGAAGCGATCAATCGCAATCATGAATGATCGGGATCGACGGACTGAAGGCACTGACCCCTTGATTGACTCACGCTGATCCGGTATCTTTCCCCTGTCGATTCCCCGATAGCTCAATCGGTAGAGCGAGCGGCTGTTAACCGCTAGGTTCAAGGTTCGAGTCCTTGTCGGGGAGCTCGTTAACTTTCTCCGGAAAGAACCACCAAACCAGTAAATACCCAACGCCGAGAGAACGGCTGTTGGGATTTTTTTGTTTACGGCTGGTTCCCGCAAGGGGTTGCGTCGATTTGCACGGGTTCTCTGTCTCGAGAGAGAACCTTCGCGGTTCGAATGGGACCTTCAAGGTTCCTTCCGCAGTCCGGATCTCGGGCCAAAACTCTCGAAGCCCCTGTTTAACAGACCTCTAATCGGTATCAGGCTGGTCTCTTTCGATGGGCGAGAGGGTTCAGCGGATGCCTTAGGGTTGTGCAGAAAACCATGGCATGCGCGCCAGGAACGGATCCGAATGGCACGAGAGTCTTGTAATCCCCTCGACTCTCTCCCTTCTCAGTGCTCGACATTGAAATGGCGCAGAAGCGGATGTGAAGGGGGTCATCGTTGCCGCATTGCCCAACCCGATCGGAACTGGATTTTCGGAGCCGCACGCAGGGTGATGTAGCAGCGAGAAGCTAATCACTCGACAGGACCCGTTTGTGCCTTATATTTTCGTTGCAGCGTGGAGGGCAGGTTGTCCCAAATTACGGGAGGAACAGCCATCATCTCATCAACTTCAGTTTCCGCCACGGTTCCGTCGGACTTGAACTCAAAGAGCTTGAAGTAGCCGATATCGCTTCCGTAGCCCCAGAGCCTTGAGGGAGACTCCCAGTAGAGGAACCATCGCATCGCAGCCCAACCGATGGAATCGCTTGCAAGTTTCTTTCCGCTGGCGGAATCGACCACCTCAAAGTCCACAAGGTCCTTGTCACGTCGCTTCACTTCTAATCGCTTGGTCCCATCTGGGGACGTGAAAGAGCCAAAGTCCCTGACAAGAGGACCAGACCGGATCACGAGAATTTGGACGCGAGAATCCTCGTTCCCTTCGTTGTACTTGACATGCATGACCTGAACATCGATGTCGGGTATCTTGGCATTCTCGTATACGAAAAGATTGACCTCGGCAATTGAAGTCAGGCCTGTGTTGGCTGCGAGGCTCATCTCCTCCGGACTGAGTGTTCGCTTACGCCATTCCGCTCCGAGGAACTTGCTCAGCGTGGTCGAGAACTCCTTGGCGCTGAGAGCTGTCTTCAGGCTATAGATCTCTTGGCCGTTGATCTTCAGCTTCCTCTCCAGATTCACATCCGGAATGCCTTTCGAGAAATCCGGAACGGTCAGTTCTTGAGCAGATAGCGGCACGGCGAACAGGAGAAGGCATAATGGTAAAAACATGCGTGAAATATCCATCTGATGGCCTGTCTGAGTATTTTGTCTGTATTGCGTGAAGATGCTGCGGGGATCAGCGAATTCCGCCGCGGAACGTTGAAACGCTGCTTAGCCGCCTCACCTTTCGCCCAGCCGAAATTGTATCCGCCAAACTCTGCTCAGTCGAGTAACACGTCATGGACGTCAGTCAGCATGCGAACCGGGTAGGTTAACAAATAGAGGCTGTTAACTCGTTTGTTTCGCCAGACATCGCGCCGGTCGCCAAGCGAAGGTTGATGTGGGCATTTCCACACGGAGGCACCACATGCGACCATTCGACGATTCTCATTCCATGACACCTGACGAGCGTCGCGCGGCCATTGCCAAGAGTTCTCGGCTGGCGTTCTTCGTCTCCACACGCGGGCCGCTCTCCCGCCAGCATCTGCGTCATCTTGCGACGCCGAAAGCACCGAGCGAGAGGGGAACCGCCACGATTGTGCTTCGATCGTGGTTCGGTTCTCTGATTGTGAGTTTTTGAGCGTAATTGTTGGATCGTTTCCCTCGATGGTAACGCCGACCTTCATCGGTCATCGTCCGAATCAAGGTCGGCTTCCTGGTGATTTCATTTCACTGGGATTGAAGGTCAAGAGGCATGCAGATGCCCTGGCGTGACGATTGATTGGTCGTGAAAGCCGGTTGGATCGGCTATTCAGGGATTCGGATGTAGATCTGATCGAACTCGTCCTGGACGGAAGGGATGGGAGCGTTCGGCGTCAGCTTCATCTCCAGGTCCTCCTCCAACGATCGGACGCGATACTGCCATCCCTCGGGTAGGTCGGCAAACTTCTCACCGAGTGTGGCGAGTTGCGACTCGGGCACTTTGTGCCCTTGCAAGACATAGACATGGCCGTCTGGGTCGACGAGTTGGTACACGGGCTTGCCGCGCTCCCAGGTCAGGTTTTGAAATTTGGCTGGGCTAAAGATCGTGTATTTCGCGATCTTCAGCGTACCGGGCGGAAGGTGGGCACCGAAGACCATCTCCACACCTGCGACAGATACCGGCTGGGATGCCATGACTCCGACTTCATCCATTGACCACCACTGCGGCCCATTCTTGTAGACCGATTCGGCGCCGAACTCCTTGGCGAGGGCGTCGAGGTCAAGCGTGTTCCACCAGTCGAGGTCGGCCCTGGCCAGTGGTGAGGTGCTGTAGATGTCAGACCCTTTTTGGCCGTAATTGAAGACCAGCTCGCAATACTGGTAGCCTCGCGAATGGGGCAACTCCTGCATGGTGAGCGTCATGGACTTTCCCTGTCCGGTGGTCATCGTGACGGTTGGAGGCTCCTGGGCCGAGCTTTGCTGATTCCGCTCCAAGCCCATTCCGGCGTAAATGTTGATTGCGAGCAATTGTGTGAGTGTAAATGTTTTCATGGAAGCTTTACTCCGTTCGATTCAAAGTCTGTCCTGGTGGTGTAGTAGCCTCGGGGGAAGTAGGGACCCATCACCTCGGCTTCGGTCCCTGGTGTGGTGATCAAATCGGGGCGTTCCTTCCATTCGGGGTTGTTTGCCATGATTCGCATAATCAACATCCCGAAGTCAGACCGGTTTCGAGGATCGTCCAGCCCTTCGCCGCGAGGGCTCCACTTGA
This window encodes:
- a CDS encoding toxin-antitoxin system HicB family antitoxin gives rise to the protein MPETVVHFQIRMPPALHEQLASWAKEDKASLNALIVGLLEKAVEQHSKGGSKEKTLSG